The following is a genomic window from Bacteroidia bacterium.
CACCGTCAATGAGACCACCGTAACCGCCACCACAGAGAGGTCCTCTCGTTGTGAGAATGGCTCCCGTGTTTCCATCGAGCTTATGAAAGGGGAAAATACCGCCAAAATTGTAGCCGCCGACCCATACGTTGTTGTCGGCATCCATGGACAGATGGCGCACATTCGGGGTGCCGGGCGTACGCTGGTAGATGGTAATACATTCGTCATCCGCGGTGGAAACACCGCCATTGTTGTCCGCACCGCCGGCATTTGTCCAGGGGCGAACGTCACCGGAGCCGCGGGAGGTTTTGATGAGACCATCGTTGTCGCGATCAATTGCCGTACTGTAAATGAACGGCGGTTTGAGATACAGCCCGATCGGATTCGGACTTCCATCCGAGTCACAGCGGGTGCCTCCGACGACAATTGCAATTTTCACGACCGATCCGTTATTGCCAGCGGATTCTGCGCGATTACCGACCCAGACATTACCGAAGAAATCGACGGTGGTACGGGAGGGATCGCGGAAGCGTCCGTCGGGAGCCGTGTAATACTCGCCGAGAATGGCACCCGTTGCCACGTCGAGTCTCGCCGCCGTACCGCGACCGGAAAGCGCGATCCAGATAAAGGGCGGAGGCGTGACGCGGTCATTCAACTGCAACTGATCGTTGTTCGGGGAGTCGTGATTCACATTCTGCAGGTTACCCAAATCGAAGTCCGCATCGGTAGTGTAGATTACCGAACACACTGAATTATTGACTGCGTGAATTCCCGGTACGGAAGTGGTGAACGAATTCGCACGTGCTTCGTGAACGTTCACCCTCGAGGTCGCATGCCCGGTAGATGATGCGCTCAGAGCGTCAAGGCGCGCCTGCACCGCTGGCGTCGCTGCGTGCATCGACGTGCCGCCGAGAGAAATATGGGTCGACACAGGCTCGGCAATGCGCTGCGAAGAGGCCATGAAATCAGCTTCGGGGTTGAGGAGAAATTGTGTGCTGGTTTGGAACGAGGTTTCGACTTCCTTGCTTTGTGATGACACCTTGCTGTCCTGCGCCGTCACCGCCGACGACAGAAGGCACAGTACCAGGAAGAGATATGGCAGAGCAACATTGCGCATAGCGAGACTCCTTGAATGGGTTTCGTGATGGAACGTGAAACGCGGGTTGGTACGCGAGATACGTATTGTGAATGGCACCACGAAACGTAGGAATTTGGCAATGTGTATGCAATAGGTATTATTACGTATTTTTATAGGTAGTGTTACCTATATGCCGCCGGAATATCCGCGTATCACTTCCCGGTGATCGAGCGCATAGCGCAGGAGGGAGTAGCGACCGCTCAGGTTCAGTTTCTTGCAGATGCTCAAGCGGTGATGATCCACCGTCCTCCTGCTGATATGCAATTGATTCGCGATTTCCGCCGATGAGCGCGAGGCCGCGATAAGCGTGAGGATGCGGCGTTCCGAGATGGTCAATTGCGAAAGACCGGGATCACGCATATTCCTGTACCCGTCTCTCCCGCCAGCGATCACTGAACGCAGCATCGGACTGAGCCAAGTCTCGCCGCGCAGCGCTGCAGCAAGCGCGATCGGGAGCTCCGTATCCACTGCCTCCCGCACAACACAAGCGCTGATACCCGCGAAATGCGCGGTAAGGAGGGTGAGTCCTTCAGCATAGGGAGCGATGATGACACTGCGGATAGCATCCCGGTTAATCGCCAAATGATGGATCCAAACCGCTGCGGATGTCGTGGAGGCGGCATCAAATTCCATGACCAGTACAGTCGGAAACGGAGGAGCGAGAACGCTCGTCAGATCCGATGGATGATCCAGATCGGCTGAGATACGACAAGGGCGGAGAGCCCGTAGGTAATCGAATATCCCACGTCGAAACGAAGCGCTGCCTCCGCAGAGTGCGACCAAAATGGTATCGTCTGTTGGAAATTCTGATGATCGCCTGTCCATAAGCGAATCCTGTCTTTCGTGATAGGGAGAGAGGTACTGACGCCGATGCCGTGCCATTCGGCAATTTGTTGCATGCGAACACAAACACAGTGGCGCTTCCAATGTGCTGCGCGCAACAAACGGCGTCGTTCATATACCAGGTGGCTGCATTCAGCTGATTCTGACCCCGAATGATAGGAATTCCATTCAAGAAAAACAAGATCTCCTATGTCCGATATGTGATATCCATGTAGTGACAATCAGGCAAGGGGCTCTTTCTTGCGCAGATATCACGGTTTGCAGACGGATGCTTACGAAGGCATGCGCGAGGATTCCTTCTGAATCAGCTACGTAAACAAGCATCCGTCATCATTCCATAGAGTACCGCGTGCAAATCCTTTTCTCTCCGCCCAGCACTTACGAGCACAGATTGAACAATTTCATACATGGATTCCACGGATAGAACGCGGAACGCACGGATGGTATCTCCCGGCGGAGCCGATACGTCAGTCGAAGACTCCCACAAGAGTGTTCCTGCGCGAGCATCCTTGCCATTCCGTGCGACTCGTGTATAAAAAAAGTCCCGCTGCACAGCGGGACTTTGTCGAAAACGGATTGCGACGGTTTATTTCACCAGACTCATCTTGCGGGTCTGGGAGAAGCTGCCTGCCGTCATGCGGTAGAAGTACACACCGCTCTGGAGACCGCTGGCGTCAACGGTGACGCGATAGGTGCCGGGCTCCTGCATGCGCTGTACCAGTGTGCCGACCTGCTTGCCCAGCGCGTCGAACAGCGTGATGGTCACGAGTTCGGAGCGCGTGAGCTGATAGGTGATGCTGGTCACGGGATTGAACGGATTGGGATAATTCTGTTCGAGCACATAGCCCGTGGGAAGCACGTCGAGACGCGAAATGGAATTCACGATCGGGCCGCCGGCGTCGAAATCCCAGGCGTCGTAGAACTTCGGATCTATCGAGCCCCACTGCGCGCGGATTGTGACATCGGTCTGGCTGTCGTCAATGTTGGAAATGTGGTTGTTGCCGAATCCGCCTTCATTGTCGCCACCACGAATACCGAACTTGTATTCCTGGCCAACGAAGCGCTTGGAACCGGTGCTGTCCGGACCGTAGGTGAACTGGACGGTGAAGATGCTGTCGCCGGCAACGGCGTCACCGTGCGTGCCGTCATCCCACATACGTTTGTACGTGGTTTCGCGCAGCTGTAAGCCCCAGGTCGTCCAACCATCGGTGGCGGGACCATTCATCCAGACACCATCGGAAAGAATGGTGGTGGCGTCGGTCACGTGATCCACACCCTGAATGTCGGTAAGCGTGGAGCCCTTCGCGACCTGATAAATTGCCGGACGGAGATCCAGCTCCCAGGTCACATTGACGTCGCGCGCGAGTACGGAGCTGTTGCGGAAGC
Proteins encoded in this region:
- a CDS encoding LuxR C-terminal-related transcriptional regulator; this encodes MEFDAASTTSAAVWIHHLAINRDAIRSVIIAPYAEGLTLLTAHFAGISACVVREAVDTELPIALAAALRGETWLSPMLRSVIAGGRDGYRNMRDPGLSQLTISERRILTLIAASRSSAEIANQLHISRRTVDHHRLSICKKLNLSGRYSLLRYALDHREVIRGYSGGI